Proteins encoded in a region of the Ziziphus jujuba cultivar Dongzao chromosome 3, ASM3175591v1 genome:
- the LOC112492244 gene encoding kinesin-like protein KIN-14R isoform X1, translating into MAALVVSGTSPSAPSTSRSTIDAVANYANKLKDQVQESESHSAILQQKIKELEEKLKEQELQLQCTHDFVDAAKATPAERKISTRDEFMSDIESHILRSSNSLMNRPKSQGSNRGNHSIHERTRRKREFKSGDTENIIMVTNCLNDNRARKSDPSKIARIMRTAKPSTTIAVQGPLTHKRVIRDQVQGLKDQRDAKKKIWSSCPFVLSFYIHEFYFLFFIFYFYRYIDVSLVHYFSRKSPYVQSLCR; encoded by the exons ATGGCCGCACTAGTTGTGTCTGGAACGTCACCAAGCGCGCCATCGACGTCAAGGTCAACAA TTGATGCAGTTGCAAACTATGCGAACAAGCTGAAGGACCAAGTGCAGGAGTCAGAGTCTCATTCTGCTATCCTCCAACAGAAG ATTAAGGAGCTCGAGGAAAAGTTGAAGGAACAAGAGCTACAGTTACAGTGCACTCATGATTTTGTCGACGCAGCAAAGGCTACGCCTGCAGAAAGAAAGATTAGTACGAGAGATGAATTCATGAGTGACATAGAATCTCATATCTTAAGGAGTTCAAACTCATTGATGAATCGGCCTAAGAGTCAAGGTTCTAATAGAGGGAATCATTCTATCCATGAGAGAACAAGAAGGAAAAGAGAGTTCAAAAGTGGTGATACAGAGAACATTATAATGGTAACAAATTGTTTAAATGATAACAGGGCTAGGAAATCTGACCCATCTAAGATTGCAAGAATTATGAGAACGGCAAAGCCATCCACTACAATTGCTGTTCAAGGGCCCTTGACTCACAAGAGGGTTATAAGAGATCAAGTACAAGGACTGAAGGATCAGAGGGAtgctaagaaaaaaatttggtcGAGTTGCCCTTTTGTGTTGTCTTTTTATATAcatgagttttattttttattttttattttttatttttatagatatatagatgTATCACTTGTGCATTATTTTTCTCGTAAATCTCCTTATGTACAATCACTATGTAggtaa
- the LOC112492244 gene encoding kinesin-like protein KIN-14R isoform X2, with the protein MAALVVSGTSPSAPSTSRSTIANYANKLKDQVQESESHSAILQQKIKELEEKLKEQELQLQCTHDFVDAAKATPAERKISTRDEFMSDIESHILRSSNSLMNRPKSQGSNRGNHSIHERTRRKREFKSGDTENIIMVTNCLNDNRARKSDPSKIARIMRTAKPSTTIAVQGPLTHKRVIRDQVQGLKDQRDAKKKIWSSCPFVLSFYIHEFYFLFFIFYFYRYIDVSLVHYFSRKSPYVQSLCR; encoded by the exons ATGGCCGCACTAGTTGTGTCTGGAACGTCACCAAGCGCGCCATCGACGTCAAGGTCAACAA TTGCAAACTATGCGAACAAGCTGAAGGACCAAGTGCAGGAGTCAGAGTCTCATTCTGCTATCCTCCAACAGAAG ATTAAGGAGCTCGAGGAAAAGTTGAAGGAACAAGAGCTACAGTTACAGTGCACTCATGATTTTGTCGACGCAGCAAAGGCTACGCCTGCAGAAAGAAAGATTAGTACGAGAGATGAATTCATGAGTGACATAGAATCTCATATCTTAAGGAGTTCAAACTCATTGATGAATCGGCCTAAGAGTCAAGGTTCTAATAGAGGGAATCATTCTATCCATGAGAGAACAAGAAGGAAAAGAGAGTTCAAAAGTGGTGATACAGAGAACATTATAATGGTAACAAATTGTTTAAATGATAACAGGGCTAGGAAATCTGACCCATCTAAGATTGCAAGAATTATGAGAACGGCAAAGCCATCCACTACAATTGCTGTTCAAGGGCCCTTGACTCACAAGAGGGTTATAAGAGATCAAGTACAAGGACTGAAGGATCAGAGGGAtgctaagaaaaaaatttggtcGAGTTGCCCTTTTGTGTTGTCTTTTTATATAcatgagttttattttttattttttattttttatttttatagatatatagatgTATCACTTGTGCATTATTTTTCTCGTAAATCTCCTTATGTACAATCACTATGTAggtaa